A window of the Cololabis saira isolate AMF1-May2022 chromosome 19, fColSai1.1, whole genome shotgun sequence genome harbors these coding sequences:
- the lgi1b gene encoding leucine-rich glioma-inactivated protein 1b codes for MGRPGGGWGGWRILLYVAAVSLVLAEGRRLKPPRCPSGCTCTKENALCENVRSVPHAFPPDVVSLSFVKSGFNEISGGSFVHTPNLQLLLFTANSFDIIDEDAFLGLPHLEYLFIENNRIASISPFAFRGLKTLVHLSLAYNNLETLTKDVFKGMEALTKVDLRGNNLICDCKLKWLVEWMHHTNATLDQIYCSGPPTHQGKKINDLLPSSFDCITAEFASYQILKFESISVESFTFNEEQYVVFAQPFAGTCTFLEWDHVEMTFRTYDTIESTSTVVCKPMVIDNHLFVIVAQLFGGSHIYKRDSSANKFIKIQDIDILKIRKPNDIETFMVDGESFFVIADSSKAGSTTVYKWNGNGFYSHQSLHPWYRDTDVEYLEISNKPHLILSSSSQRPVVYQWNKSQKRFDRRTDIPEMEDVFSVKHFRVKGDLFICLTRFIGDSRVMRWDGAMFKEVQTFPSRGSMVFQPVSVGNWQYAILGSDYSLTQVYQWDTKRGQFIPSQELSIQAPRSFSVISVDNRVFLLASSFKGKTQIYEHLMIDLSD; via the exons ATGGGACGCCCGGGCGGAGGATGGGGAGGATGGAGGATCCTGCTTTATGTCGCTGCTGTCAGCCTGGTCTTAGCTGAGGGAAGGAGGCTGAAGCCGCCCCGATGCCCCTCTGGATGTACCTGCACCAAGGAGAATGCCCTGTGTGAGAATGTCCGCTCCGTCCCGCACGCCTTCCCCCCAGACGTCGTTTCACT CTCTTTTGTCAAGTCAGGATTCAATGAAATCTCAGGAGGAAGCTTTGTTCACACACCTAACCTGCAACTGCT ATTGTTCACAGCAAACTCATTTGATATTATTGACGAAGATGCTTTTCTGGGTTTACCGCATCTTGAGTACCT ATTCATTGAAAACAACAGAATTGCATCAATATCACCATTTGCTTTCAGAGGGCTGAAGACTTTGGTGCATTT GAGTCTGGCTTATAACAACCTGGAGACGTTGACCAAAGATGTTTTCAAGGGCATGGAAGCTTTGACAAAAGT GGATCTGCGAGGCAACAATCTGATATGTGACTGCAAGCTCAAGTGGTTGGTGGAGTGGATGCATCACACCAACGCCACCCTGGACCAGATCTATTGCAGCGGCCCCCCCACTCACCAGGGAAAGAAGATCAATGACCTGCTGCCAAGTTCTTTTGACTGCATCACAGCAG AGTTTGCTTCCTATCAGATACTGAAGTTTGAGTCGATTTCAGTGGAGTCATTCACCTTCAACGAGGAGCAGTATGTAGTGTTTGCCCAGCCCTTTGCAGGCACGTGCACCTTCCTGGAATGGGATCATGTTGAAATGACATTCAGGACTTATGACACCATTGAAA GCACCTCCACTGTCGTCTGCAAGCCCATGGTGATTGACAACCATCTCTTCGTCATCGTGGCTCAGCTGTTTGGAGGCTCGCACATTTATAAACGTGACTCTTCTGCCAACAAGTTCATCAAGATCCAGGATATTGACATCCTGAAGATTCGCAAACCCAACGACATTGAGACATTTATGGTTGATGGGGAGTCTTTCTTTGTCATCGCTGACAGTTCTAAG GCTGGCTCCACAACGGTGTACAAATGGAACGGCAATGGCTTCTACTCCCACCAGTCGCTCCACCCCTGGTATAGGGACACAGATGTTGAATATCTGGAGATCTCCAACAAACCCCACCTGATTCTGTCCAGCAGCTCCCAGAGGCCTGTCGTgtaccagtggaacaagagcCAGAAAAGATTTGACCGCAGGACCGATATACCAGAAATGGAGGATGTCTTCTCAGTCAAACACTTCCGGGTAAAAG GTGATCTGTTCATATGCTTGACAAGATTCATCGGGGACTCCAGGGTGATGCGCTGGGACGGTGCCATGTTCAAAGAGGTCCAGACATTTCCCTCCCGTGGGTCTATGGTGTTCCAGCCTGTTTCCGTCGGCAACTGGCAGTACGCCATCTTGGGCAGCGATTATTCACTAACACAGGTCTACCAATGGGACACTAAGAGGGGCCAGTTTATCCCATCTCAGGAGCTGAGTATCCAGGCTCCCCGATCATTCTCTGTGATCTCTGTTGACAACAGGGTGTTCCTGCTTGCTTCCAGCTTCAAGGGGAAAACTCAGATATATGAGCACCTCATGATCGATTTGAGTGATTAA